One Catharus ustulatus isolate bCatUst1 chromosome 2, bCatUst1.pri.v2, whole genome shotgun sequence genomic window carries:
- the BIRC2 gene encoding baculoviral IAP repeat-containing protein 2, with product MNIVEDSPFLASIMRQSALCDELKYDLSCELYRMSTFSTFPMNTPVSERSLARAGFYYTGVQDKVKCFSCGLTLDNWQPGDNAMEKHKQLYPSCSFVQRMLSVNNLGLSSRSAFSPSVVSNLSPSLRSIALSPSLEQVGYFSGSFSSFPQDPVTTRAVEDLPFLNPKLHNPLMRTEDARLRTFHSWPLTFLSPTDLAKAGLYYLGTADKVACFTCGGQLCNWEPKDNAVSEHRRHYPNCPFVENLIREQQSFNVSNVSMQTHEARVKTFINWPTRIPVQPEQLADAGFYYVGRNDDVKCFCCDGGLRCWESGDDPWIEHAKWFPRCEYLLRVKGREFVNQIQARFPHLLEQLLSTSDPPVDENLDPPIIRFEPGESHSEDAIMMNTPVVKAALEMGFSRRLIKQTVQSKILATGENYKTVNDLVSDLLTAEDEKIEEEKEKQLEEVASDDLYLIQKNRMALFQRLTCVLPILSSLLSAKVITELEHDVIKQKTQIPLQARELIDTILVKGNEAASIFRNCLRDCDPVLYKDLFVEKTIKYVPTEDVSGLPMEEQLRRLQEERTCKVCMDKEVSIVFIPCGHLVVCKECAPSLRKCPICRGTIKGTVRTFLS from the exons ATGAACATAGTGGAAGATAGCCCTTTCTTGGCAAGCATCATGAGGCAGAGTGCTCTGTGCGATGAACTGAAGTATgacctgtcctgtgagctctaCAGAATGTCAACGTTCTCTACTTTCCCCATGAACACACCAGTGTCTGAGCGGAGCCttgccagggctgggttttaTTACACAGGTGTGCAAGATAAAGTTAAGTGCTTCAGTTGTGGCTTAACGTTGGATAACTGGCAGCCAGGAGATAATGCTATGGAAAAACATAAGCAGCTGTATCCTAGCTGCAGTTTTGTTCAAAGAATGCTTTCAGTTAACAACCTTGGACTGTCATCTCGTTCTGCCTTTTCACCCTCAGTTGTGAGCAATCTCTCACCATCTCTACGTTCCATAGCACTTTCTCCAAGTTTAGAACAGGTTGGATATTTCAGTGGCTCGTTTTCCAGTTTTCCTCAAGACCCAGTAACTACTAGGGCAGTTGAAGACCTTCCATTCTTGAACCCTAAGCTTCACAATCCTCTTATGAGGACAGAAGATGCTAGGCTACGCACCTTTCACTCCTGGCCACTGACGTTTCTTTCACCCACTGATCTGGCAAAGGCTGGACTTTATTACTTGGGGACAGCAGACAAAGTTGCTTGTTTTACCTGTGGTGGTCAGCTGTGTAATTGGGAACCAAAAGATAATGCTGTGTCAGAGCATCGGAGACACTATCCCAACTGCCCTTTTGTGGAAAACCTTATCCGTGAACAGCAGAGTTTCAATGTTTCAAATGTGAGCATGCAAACCCATGAAGCACGTGTTAAAACATTCATAAATTGGCCCACCAGAATTCCAGTTCAGCCTGAACAGCTTGCAGATGCTGGCTTTTACTATGTAG gtcgCAATGATGATGTGAAGTGTTTTTGCTGTGATGGTGGGTTAAGGTGTTGGGAATCAGGAGATGATCCATGGATTGAACATGCAAAGTGGTTTCCAAG GTGTGAATATCTGCTTCGTGTAAAAGGAAGAGAGTTTGTAAATCAAATTCAGGCCAGATTCCCCCATCTCCTTGAACAG CTCTTGTCAACCTCTGATCCGCCTGTAGATGAAAACCTTGATCCTCCAA TTATTCGTTTTGAACCTGGAGAGAGCCATTCAGAAGATGCAATCATGATGAACACGCCTGTGGTTAAAGCTGCCTTGGAGATGGGATTCAGTAGAAGGCTAATAAAGCAAACAGTGCAAAGTAAAATCTTGGCCACTGGAGAAAACTACAAGACTGTTAATGATCTTGTGTCTGATCTGCTCACCGCTGAAGATGAGAAGattgaagaagagaaagaaaagcaattggAAGAAGTGGCATCAG ATGATTTGTACTTGATCCAGAAGAATCGAATGGCTTTATTCCAGCGTTTAACATGTGTACTCCCAATCCTCAGCAGTCTGCTATCAGCTAAAGTGATAACAGAACTCGAGCATGATGTTATTAAGCAGAAGACTCAGATACCATTGCAGGCAAGGGAACTGATAGATACAATTTTAGtgaaaggaaatgaagcagCCAGCATCTTCAGAAACTGTCTACGAGATTGTGATCCTGTGCTCTACAAAGATTTATTTG tGGAGAAGACCATCAAGTATGTTCCCACAGAAGATGTTTCAG gtttacCTATGGAAGAACAATTAAGAAGATTGCAAGAGGAAAGAACATGTAAAGTTTGCATGGACAAAGAGGTTTCTATTGTTTTTATTCCATGTGGTCACTTAGTGGTGTGCAAAGAATGTGCACCATCCCTTAGGAAATGCCCTATTTGCAGGGGGACAATAAAGGGTACAGTTCGGACGTTTCTTTCGTAA